Proteins from a genomic interval of Equus quagga isolate Etosha38 chromosome 11, UCLA_HA_Equagga_1.0, whole genome shotgun sequence:
- the LOC124247210 gene encoding olfactory receptor 1G1 gives MEWENLTSVSEFFLLGLSEQPEQQEVLFGLFLSMYLVTVMGNFLIILAIITDAQLHTPMYFFLANLSLADSCFVSTTVPKMLANIWTQNQVISYAGCLSQLYFFMLFVMLEACLLVVMAYDRYVAICHPLHYIVVMRPELCVLLVSASWIMNALHSLLHTFLMNSLSFCANHEIPHFFCDINPFLSLSCTDPFINELVIFTIGGLVGLVCVLCLTISYAYIFSTILKIPSVQGKRKAFSTCSSHLSVVSLFFGTSFCVYFSPPSTRSAETDTVASVMYTVVTPMLNPFIYSLRNRDIKSSLRKLIRGKITFPTITVTLVTWIPTHSVFDTGLPMSVKPPS, from the exons ATGGAATGGGAAAACCTGACCAGCGTCTCAGAATTTTTCCTCCTGGGGCTCTCCGAACAGCCAGAGCAGCAGGAGGTCCTCTTTGGGTTGTTCCTGTCCATGTACCTGGTCACCGTGATGGGAAACTTCCTCATCATTCTGGCCATCATCACTGATGCTCAACTCCACACCCCTATGTACTTCTTCTTGGCCAACCTTTCCCTCGCTGACAGCTGCTTTGTGTCCACCACAGTCCCCAAGATGCTGGCAAACATATGGACCCAGAATCAGGTTATCTCATATGCAGGGTGTCTATCACAACTGTATTTTTTCATGCTGTTTGTGATGCTGGAGGCATGCCTCTTGGTTGTCATGGCCTacgaccgctatgtggccatatGCCACCCACTCCATTACATCGTGGTCATGAGACCTGAGCTCTGTGTCCTCCTGGTGTCTGCATCCTGGATCATGAATGCCCTCCACTCTCTCCTACACACATTCCTAATGAACAGCCTATCCTTCTGTGCAAACCACGAGATCCCACACTTCTTCTGTGACATCAACCCCTTTCTGAGTCTGTCCTGCACAGACCCCTTCATCAATGAGCTGGTGATCTTCACCATTGGGGGTCTTGTGGGCCTGGTTTGTGTGCTTTGCCTGACTATCTCTTATGCATACATTTTCTCAACCATCCTGAAGATCCCTTCAGTTCAGGGAAAGCGAAAAGCCTTTTCCACCTGCAGCTCTCATCTCTCTGTGGTCTCTCTATTCTTTGGAACttccttttgtgtttatttcagtCCACCTTCAACCCGCTCAGCAGAGACGGACACAGTTGCATCAGTGATGTACACAGTAGTAACCCCCATGCTAAATCCCTTTATCTATAGTTTGCGGAACAGAGACATCAAGTCTTCCCTGAGAAAGCTAATTCGG GGAAAGATAACTTTCCCCACCATCACAGTCACCTTGGTGACTTGGATCCCCACCCATAGTGTTTTTGACACTGGACTCCCCATGTCTGTAAAGCCCCCAAGCTGA